CTATCATCGGCAGCACTGAGGAGACGCGCTGCTCAAGGCAACCATAGGGATAGGTGAACAGATACTCGGCACCGGGCGCAAGCTCGGTCATGGCCGTGGACGAAGCCGAGACCTCAAGACTCCCCATGCCGGGCATGGAGTTCGCCGGCACCTCTACCGCCTCGCTCACTCGTCCCTCGGTGCGCCCGGAGGTGGCCACGCTCTCTTTGGGCTGCGGCTCCTGGAGGGGAATTGTTACGCGCACGGCATCGCTCAACCCGCCCATGCGCGCCGAAAAGGTGAAGGTAGCCCTGCCTGTCCTCTGCACCTCAACCGGAAAGCGCACCTCCCTCGCCTGCCCTGGAAGAACCGCGACTTGAACCGTCGTTCTGTCCTTGAGGAGCACGCCCTCCGCCTGCACAGCCACCTGCACGTCACCGGCAGTTGCCGTCTGATTGTGAATAATCGCCCCGGCTTCGAAGGTATCTCCCACCCGGGCGAATCTCGGCAGTGCTGGCTGCACCATGAGCTCCTTGTTCACGACAAACTCGCATTGGCCACGACCGAAGCGGCTGTCCTTGCTCTGCGCCACGGCCATGACCACGTATCGCGTCAGATTGTCCGGCAGCCGAAACCTGACCACCGCTTGTCCGTTGGCGTCGGTGAGCAGCTCGGGATTCCAGTAGGGCGTGAGCACAAAGCGCGAGCGCAGGGCCTGGGCGGCAACTCCCCGAAGCTCGCCGCCGTCACCGCCGCGATGCTCGCCCTTCTCGCCATAGTTCCGCTGTTCCACCACGTGCAGGCGCGTCTCGGCAGTCTGCACACTGAGGGGGCGCGGCCCGTAGAAAGCAAAGAACGGATCGGGCAGGCGATAACCAGTGAGGTTCAGCACCGCTGCATCTACCACTGCCAGTGCCACCTCGCCGCGCACTGGGGACCCCGCTGCATCGCGCAGATTGACGGTCACGCTCACCTCCTGGCCCGGGCGGTAGGAGGTGCGGTCAGTCTGCACCTCCAGTTGCAGGTGGCAGGTGCCAGGATCGACATTGAGCCCCACATAGCCAATCTTGAAGGCCGGTCTGCCCACATCTTCACCCTCTGCTGAGAAGACGTGGCTGGCAGTCCGTCCTTTGAGGAGAATGACGGAAACGAACACATTGGGCAAGTCTTGCTCCTGCAGGTGGATCTCTATCCTGGGCGCGGTGCCCTTGACGTGGCGGACCCAGTGGCGGAGGACGGTCTCCCGCTCCACGGTCACCAGGGCCTCTGCCTCCTCGAAGGGCGACTTGACCAGAATGCTGGCCACCTCCCCTGGCTTGTAGGAAGCGCGCTCGGCCACCAGCTCCAGCAGGTCGTCATCGCGCCTCTGCCAGGCAACGTACTGCCTGCCGGTCGCATAGACAGGCGCCCAGGTGGTGACCTGGTTGCCGCGGCCATCCTGCCCCTCGGCGCACAAAAAGTAGCTCCCCGCACTGGTGAGCAGGAAGGAAAGCTGCTGCGGCTCCTCGCCGGTCACCACGTATGCCGAATCCACCACCGTGCTGACCGCCTTGCTTATCCACTCGTAGCGCCCGCCCACTCCGGCCTTGCGCACCGAATGGTATTGCCTCTTCGCCAGGGTCAGCCGCACCTTGACCCCTGGCACCACCTTGCCGTCGGCGTCAAGGGCAACCACTTGGTAGTTAAGCGGCCGCCCTTCCCTCGCCATCGTCGAGCTTAGCAGGATGCCGAGGGCGAACTCTCCGGGATGGAGTGTGGCCGTGGCGGAGCTACTCACGTGCTGGCGGCTGGCGCTCTCCACATCGGCGGAAACGGTGACCTGCATAGGTGCCTTGAGGCCGAGGCTGGCAAGAGGTGCAGAAACGCGCAACAGGCCGGCATTGTCCAGCTTGCCCTGACCAGAAGTGAGAAGGCGCGTGCGCGGCTCTGCCGCCTGCTCTTCCTCCTCCATCATCCACTCCTGGACGCCGAAAAAGTAGCCGTCGTAGCCAGGCGGCGAGAAGCTGCTCGGATAGAGGCGCACCCACCACTCCACTGGCTGCTGTGACATCGCCCCGCCGAACAGGTAGGCGCCGGTGACCGTGGCGTGGAGAGTGTCGCCGGCTATGTACTGCGCGCGTTCGGTGCGCACCTTCACCTCACATTCTGCCGGACGATATGCCTCCACTCGGAACACACCCTCCGCAACTGGCTGAACATACACGCCCTGTGCGGGCTTAGCCCGGGAAGAGTCCACCGTGACCCGGTAGTAGCCGAGGGGGGCCCCCTCTGGCACCGCGTAGTCCAATGCCAAGGAACCGAACGCGTTCAAGGCGACGGGCTTGTCCCAGACCACTTCGCCGCGCGAGTCGAAGACCTTGACCTGCGGGCGGAGGCGTGCGGGGACCTGCCACTCCTCACGCACCTTCTCGCGAATCACGCATTTGACGTGCACCGTATCGCCGGCGCGATAGATGCTGCGGTCCGCGAACAGGATTCCCTGAAAGCGCTGCGGCTCAGCTTGCCAGTCATAGTCGATGCCAAACCGGTAGGGGTAGATACCGGTTCCCCAATCCGAGGCGGTATAGGCCACGTCCCGCCCGTGGTAGACAAGTACCCACAGCCGAGGCTTCTCCCACGCCTGCTTCGGCATAATGCCCAGCCGTTTCCAGCCGGGGGCAGTGGCCAACCCTTGGGCCTCAGTAGTCGCCTGGTAGTACACCCGGTTGTCATCGCCCCGCAGCTCAACCACTGCTCCTGGCACAGGGGAGGCGTCGGCCAGGCGGGTCACGTACACCAAGACGTCGTAGGGCGAGAACTTGGCGGTGACCCCCAGCTCGGTCACCTGCAGCAAGGCCTTGCACACCTCGTGACGTGGGTCGGGAAGCTGGTTGTCCACCTGAATGAACACCAGCCCGTGGGGAGCACCGGCCAGCACCCAGTCCACGTTGATGGGCACCAATTTGCGCTCGTTGCGCTTGCCCGG
The genomic region above belongs to candidate division KSB1 bacterium and contains:
- a CDS encoding MG2 domain-containing protein, coding for MKRPVVAALLALLIGSGTSWVARSSPQEPFAAVATTPKGPVASLADCRSIVVTFNQPMVPLQALGEVATEGPLLIEPPLAGTYRWLGTTSLAFVPKDTLPYATRFAVKVPAGVTALSGERLAQEVAWEFETPRPLLTSVQPEDGASGVLLEEAVVLFFNIPMAPDRARPYLSWSEEKTGRAISFTVSHPRADEIEGDWRVRGDSSRVLMLRPKAPLRRQTAYVVLLKEGLLAAEGSLGLFREQRIRFQTYGDLRLVELREQVGHDPQQPLSFKFSNPVTPAELVRHLHFSPPVEIPESYFERTYYLQTVELWFPLLPDTAYQVVIDDSLTDAYGNRLVGAARLRVTTGPYPSRLIMTSGPGVLEAVGDRRYPLEYVNLPSVRLQLAKVVPDSLIPLLLQPELFNSSFTRPASSFLVDRIWKLPGKRNERKLVPINVDWVLAGAPHGLVFIQVDNQLPDPRHEVCKALLQVTELGVTAKFSPYDVLVYVTRLADASPVPGAVVELRGDDNRVYYQATTEAQGLATAPGWKRLGIMPKQAWEKPRLWVLVYHGRDVAYTASDWGTGIYPYRFGIDYDWQAEPQRFQGILFADRSIYRAGDTVHVKCVIREKVREEWQVPARLRPQVKVFDSRGEVVWDKPVALNAFGSLALDYAVPEGAPLGYYRVTVDSSRAKPAQGVYVQPVAEGVFRVEAYRPAECEVKVRTERAQYIAGDTLHATVTGAYLFGGAMSQQPVEWWVRLYPSSFSPPGYDGYFFGVQEWMMEEEEQAAEPRTRLLTSGQGKLDNAGLLRVSAPLASLGLKAPMQVTVSADVESASRQHVSSSATATLHPGEFALGILLSSTMAREGRPLNYQVVALDADGKVVPGVKVRLTLAKRQYHSVRKAGVGGRYEWISKAVSTVVDSAYVVTGEEPQQLSFLLTSAGSYFLCAEGQDGRGNQVTTWAPVYATGRQYVAWQRRDDDLLELVAERASYKPGEVASILVKSPFEEAEALVTVERETVLRHWVRHVKGTAPRIEIHLQEQDLPNVFVSVILLKGRTASHVFSAEGEDVGRPAFKIGYVGLNVDPGTCHLQLEVQTDRTSYRPGQEVSVTVNLRDAAGSPVRGEVALAVVDAAVLNLTGYRLPDPFFAFYGPRPLSVQTAETRLHVVEQRNYGEKGEHRGGDGGELRGVAAQALRSRFVLTPYWNPELLTDANGQAVVRFRLPDNLTRYVVMAVAQSKDSRFGRGQCEFVVNKELMVQPALPRFARVGDTFEAGAIIHNQTATAGDVQVAVQAEGVLLKDRTTVQVAVLPGQAREVRFPVEVQRTGRATFTFSARMGGLSDAVRVTIPLQEPQPKESVATSGRTEGRVSEAVEVPANSMPGMGSLEVSASSTAMTELAPGAEYLFTYPYGCLEQRVSSVLPMIVAGDLVRAFDLPALAGDDFAEVVNRTLCELRAYQLPDGGFSYWPGERRVAPFVSAYALQALVEARAHGYKVDEQVLRQGLKYLRAFLREKPGTSPYTLPERAWLTSKVLAAYVLARAGEPDKAYLDHLYEQRGRLPLFGKAMLLRALGAAGMAEERQQELAEALLNSVRVDPIAAHFEEEQPGELVWIFHSDVRTTAVVLEALLEARGGFPLDHKVVQWLMAQRKNGLWRSTQENVFALMALARYFAIYEKEPANFKAEIRVAGKSLLSETFAGRDLATRRATVGLDELAKGKRLPVEVQRSGTGQLYYGVRMNYYPSAPLPTRDEGLTVVKAITPLSGQPQGQVLSFAPGTLLKVELKVITPQGRTFVVVDDPLPAGMEAVDISLQMAAAEAERVAELSSGAWEETSWGGFSHVELHDDRVLLFADYLRAGVHTYTYLARATTVGDFGMPATCASQMYEPEVFGRRAGTRVRVRRTE